The following proteins are encoded in a genomic region of Drosophila willistoni isolate 14030-0811.24 chromosome 3R, UCI_dwil_1.1, whole genome shotgun sequence:
- the LOC124460420 gene encoding prolyl 4-hydroxylase subunit alpha-1-like yields MKSVCCVLFILWFIIALQAEPNDEKQINRHHYSRSINAMINLLYLSDTLAFNLDLFRITLTNKIAVINLGIENMKARHKKAAQNTSDYLENSLNSFSLLRHMQSDWLYWQLYMENADSFQLSYMEEVKSYQPQSNDFIDAAESLRRLQKVYQMSSLDMANGLLDGVQYKSTFTPLDCFALAKYNSDNRFWQTAEQWLNATISRFGQPNHRPEIHKLHGLRLDAVYDELARVRLNQNKYAEALHAQRKALELAPRDANLLHKFHSLQTHILTFPSFLDTSFENNVTAFDAGVLPYCCNGKCQVSKELKLYCLYNTKDSYFLRIAPVKMEVLSLDPYIVLYHDFILSSEQEFLKAESIERLSVAETVDPDTGKWYADASRTAKAMWFYDTSSVVIRRINQRIEEITNLDPEKGDLYQIISYGIGGLFQTHYDYLHENENRRKGFADRMSTFVFYLQDVPQGGATLFNNISLSVFPKAGAALFWYNLNNAGDTEWNVAHTGCPVIVGSKWIMTKWIQDVGQEFRKPCLAI; encoded by the exons ATGAAATCGGTTTGTTGTGTTCTCTTTATACTTTGGTTCATTATTGCTCTTCAAGCAGAACCAAATGATGAAAAACAGATCAATCGACATCATTATTCCAGATCAATCAACGCAATGATTAACTTACTGTATTTGAGCGATACTTTGGCTTTCAATCTCGATCTATTCAGGATAACTTTAACCAATAAAATCGCTGTAATAAATTT GGGTATCGAGAATATGAAAGCTAGACATAAGAAGGCAGCACAGAACACGAGTGATTACTTGGaaaattctttgaatagtttcTCCCTATTGCGACATATGCAATCTGATTGGCTGTATTGGCAGCTTTATATGGAAAACGCTGATTCGT TTCAACTTAGTTATATGGAAGAGGTAAAATCCTATCAGCCTCAATCAAACGACTTCATCGATGCGGCGGAAAGCTTAAGACGTCTCCAAAAGGTCTACCAGATGTCATCCTTAGATATGGCGAATGGACTACTTGATGGCGTGCAGTACAA GTCTACTTTCACCCCTTTAGACTGTTTTGCCTTGGCGAAGTATAATTCCGACAACAGATTTTGGCAAACCGCTGAACAGTGGTTGAATGCCACAATCTCGAGATTCGGTCAACCAAACCATCGACCGGAAATCCACAAACTTCACGGTCTTCGCTTGGATGCGGTTTACGATGAATTGGCTAGAGTTCGCCTTAATCAAA ATAAATATGCGGAGGCTTTGCATGCCCAACGAAAAGCTCTTGAGTTGGCTCCCAGAGATGCCAATTTATTGCATAAATTTCACTCACTGCAAACACATATCCTTACGTTTCCCTCTTTTCTTGACACTTCCTTTGAGAATAATGTTACTGCTTTTGATGCTGGTGTCCTTCCATATTGTTGTAATGGCAAATGTCAGGTATCAAAAGAGCTTAAACTCTATTGCCTCTACAACACGAAAGATTCATACTTTCTTCGAATTGCACCAGTCAAAATGGAGGTTTTATCTCTCGATCCGTATATAGTGCTTTACCATGATTTCATTTTATCCAGCGAGCAAGAATTTCTTAAAGCAGAAAGTATTGAAAGGTTATCAGTGGCCGAAACCGTCGATCCAGACACAGGTAAATGGTACGCCGACGCTTCCCGCACTGCAAAAGCTATGTGGTTTTACGATACCTCGTCAGTTGTAATCCGACGGATTAATCAGCGGATTgaagaaattacaaatttgGATCCAGAAAAGGGAGATCTCTATCAAATCATTAGCTATGGTATTGGCGGACTATTTCAAACACATTATGATTATCTACACGAGAATGAG AATCGACGCAAGGGATTCGCTGATCGAATGTCAACATTCGTTTTCTAT CTTCAAGATGTGCCACAGGGTGGAGCTACACTTTTCAATAATATAAGCCTCAGTGTATTTCCAAAAGCAGGTGCTGCATTATTTTGGTATAACTTGAATAATGCAGGGGACACAGAGTGGAATGTGGCACATACTGGTTGTCCGGTTATAGTCGGCTCAAAGTGGA TAATGACCAAATGGATACAAGACGTGGGACAAGAGTTTAGAAAGCCATGCCTTGCAATCTAA
- the LOC6650938 gene encoding prolyl 4-hydroxylase subunit alpha-2, producing MQMPRAGSWLCFLHLLLFWPTAIKAIHSLEHLESLLATENFLIDELRNYIDRLDHQLVDLKREVAVIEQIHGQVGEQVEEHMGNPLNVLTILKRFESLWPRLEEQANDVGNITWSDKYLAEELELPTESDYEDALGNLLHLQSVYDLQPAALSVGLVNGQKFGSAMSWSDCLEMAIKSGQQDNANYAVAKYWLETAMEKITSFNNATYDHFTGEQGRGKIQILEASLNLEYRAGKFPRALAMAEELLLLLPTSRSVQKAKTKIEQAMSKLPQGKQRNGNAKREKFSEQQLIAELCREVIHRSSAGVTSSHCRLDKTKPQYILTPLRLEILRADPYIALHHDVLTIKQTEQLVELIDEDEMDNNSDEPAFKSLQFSKLAQRKLSRSLYPQLGQDGAVNMRWRPRRHSHHNVMETVRPLSPSSTGPTHSTARVMLNVRMMLWAPQLQPAQMGGAMVFPQLQLGINVPHGSLLYWRTCNGNEFSMDSESDYRSRHAVCPVVLGEQLCE from the exons ATGCAAATGCCAAGAGCTGGGTCTTGGCTATGTTTTCTTCACTTGTTGCTGTTTTGGCCAACAGCCATTAAAGCCATCCATAGCTTAGAGCATTTAGAGTCTTTGCTGGCCACTGAAAATTTCCTCATTGATGAGTTACGCAATTATATAGACAGACTGGACCACCAGCTCGTTGACTTAAAGAGAGAAGTTGCCGTTATAGAGCAGATACACGGACAGGTGGGCGAACAGGTGGAAGAGCATATGGGCAATCCCCTTAATGTCCTAACCATACTCAAGCGTTTCGAGAGTTTATGGCCCAGATTGGAAGAACAAGCAAATGATGTGGGCAACATCACCTGGAGTGATAAATACTTGGCAGAGGAGCTAGAGCTGCCAACCGAAAGTGACTATGAAGATGCCTTGGGCAATCTTCTACATCTTCAGTCGGTATATGACCTTCAACCCGCCGCTCTCTCTGTGGGCTTGGTGAATGGCCAAAAGTTTGG CTCAGCCATGTCCTGGAGCGATTGCCTTGAAATGGCAATCAAGTCCGGCCAACAGGATAATGCCAACTATGCAGTGGCCAAATACTGGCTGGAGACGGCAATGGAGAAGATTACTTCCTTTAACAACGCCACCTACGACCACTTCACTGGCGAGCAGGGACGAggcaaaattcaaattttagaAGCCTCTCTGAACCTGGAATACCGTGCGG GAAAATTTCCTCGCGCATTGGCAATGGCCGAGGAgttgcttttgcttcttcCCACTAGTCGCAGTGTGCAAaaggccaaaacaaaaatagagcAGGCAATGTCGAAGCTGCCTCAAGGCAAGCAGCGAAATGGAAACGCGAAG aGAGAAAAGTTCTCAGAGCAGCAACTCATCGCGGAACTTTGCCGGGAAGTCATCCATCGGTCCAGTGCAGGAGTTACATCGAGTCATTGTCGACTAGATAAGACCAAACCCCAATATATTCTGACCCCTCTGCGCTTAGAGATTCTCAGAGCAGACCCCTATATAGCATTGCATCATGATGTTCTGACCATTAAGCAAACTGAACAACTCGTCGAGCTAATTGACGAAGATGAAATGGACAATAATTCAGATGAACCTGCTTTTAAGTCACTTCAGTTCTCCAAGTTGGCACAAAGGAAGCTGAGCCGTAGTCTTTACCCACAACTGGGTCAGGATGGCGCAGTTAATATGCGCTGGCGGCCTCGTCGTCATAGTCACCACAACGTGATGGAGACCGTGAGACCTCTGAGCCCATCTTCAACAGGCCCCACACATTCGACGGCACGTGTGATGCTCAATGTGCGTATGATGCTA TGGGCCCCACAGCTACAGCCGGCCCAGATGGGTGGGGCGATGGTGTTCCCCCAGCTACAGCTCGGCATTAATGTTCCACATGGGTCGCTGCTTTATTGGCGAACGTGCAATGGAAACGAGTTTTCAATGGACTCCGAGTCGGATTACCGTAGTCGTCATGCTGTCTGCCCCGTTGTGCTGGGCGAGCAATTGTGTGAGTAa
- the LOC6650939 gene encoding prolyl 4-hydroxylase subunit alpha-2: MSVAMTMPVFVIFWVSLCLTSVKGDYYSATSELEALVDVEVRLVQQIEFYLQKAEEQQENIKRFLENVEKVPDDPYYIEDYFENPINAFITIKRLVHDWRYNVFEPVFDQSDLVAYKENLTKQLESPDFKNPTKDDLLGATRGLWRLQETYKLPTSQLANGILMPGDKNELNVTLSASDCYTIGSYLNELQQHSYAVDWLLEAKAKSIKEVSAFPFVSELSILEQLAPTLNQVGNKKLAYRLNTEILEKDPNHETALKDKPIYETQLAWQRDPRLNVAASKVDESSKSLDLYQRVCRGELRQSPRQQRKLRCFYSDRGVAFYRLGPFKVEQLNLDPYVAYFHNVISDDETDDLIEHGMGQVKRSRVGTVGNSTVSEVRTSQNTWLWYEQQPWLKNLKLRLEDITGLGMESAEPLQLVNYGIGGHYEPHYDFVEDKVTTFGWKGNRLLTALLYLNEVPMGGATAFPYLKLAVPPVKGSLLVWYNLHRSLDPDFRTKHAGCPVLMGSKWVCNEWFHEGAQEFRRPCGLMNDSKKSITFKPIDVVYI; encoded by the exons ATGTCAGTAGCCATGACCATGCCGGTGTTTGTCATATTCTGGGTAAGTCTTTGCCTGACCAGTGTCAAGGGTGATTATTACTCGGCCACCAGTGAACTAGAGGCCTTGGTTGATGTAGAAGTCCGTTTGGTGCAACAAATCGAATTCTATCTGCAAAAGGCAGAAGAGCAgcaagaaaatatcaaaag ATTTCTTGAAAATGTAGAAAAAGTACCAGATGATCCCTATTACATTGAAGATTATTTTGAAAATCCAATTAACGCATTTATAACAATCAAACGCTTAGTCCACGACTGGAGATACAATGTATTTGAGCCAGTTTTCGATCAAAGTGACTTAGTGGCGTACAAAGAAAATCTAACTAAACAATTGGAGTCTCCCGACTTTAAGAATCCAACAAAGGACGATTTGTTGGGGGCCACTCGAGGATTGTGGCGCCTACAGGAGACCTATAAGTTGCCCACATCGCAGCTGGCTAATGGAATTTTAATGCCAGGCGacaaaaatgaattgaatgttACCCTCAGTGCAAGTGATTGCTATACAATTGGCAGTTATCTTAATGAACTCCAACAACATTCCTATGCTGTGGATTGGCTCTTGGAGGCCAAAGCGAAGTCAATTAAGGAAGTTTCCGCATTTCCCTTTGTAAGCGAACTCAGCATTCTCGAACAATTGGCTCCAACACTGAATCAGGTGGGTAATAAGAAATTGGCCTACAGGCTAAATACTGAAATTCTGGAGAAAGATCCAAATCACGAAACGGCACTGAAGGACAAACCCATATACGAGACGCAATTGGCATGGCAACGAGATCCTCGACTTAATGTTGCGGCATCAAAAGTTGATGAG TCAAGCAAAAGTCTAGATCTCTATCAGCGCGTCTGTCGAGGTGAATTGCGGCAAAGTCCGCGTCAGCAGCGGAAATTACGTTGCTTTTACAGTGATCGTGGTGTAGCCTTCTATCGTCTGGGTCCTTTCAAGGTAGAACAACTAAATTTAGATCCGTATGTAGCCTATTTCCACAATGTAATATCCGATGATGAAACGGATGATCTCATTGAGCATGGCATGGGACAAGTCAAACGTTCGAGAGTGGGAACTGTGGGAAATTCCACTGTTTCGGAAGTTCGCACCAGTCAGAACACCTGGTTGTGGTACGAGCAACAGCCTTGGCTAAAGAACCTTAAATTGCGTTTGGAGGATATTACCGGACTCGGCATGGAAAGCGCAGAGCCCCTGCAGTTGGTTAACTATGGCATAGGTGGACACTATGAGCCCCATTATGATTTTGTAGAG GATAAAGTAACGACATTTGGCTGGAAGGGTAATCGTTTGCTGACAGCTCTTCTCTAC CTAAATGAGGTGCCAATGGGCGGAGCAACTGCATTTCCGTATCTGAAATTGGCAGTGCCACCCGTTAAGGGTAGCCTTCTGGTTTGGTACAATCTCCATCGTTCTCTGGACCCAGATTTTCGCACTAAGCATGCTGGCTGTCCAGTTCTCATGGGTTCAAAGTGGG TTTGCAATGAATGGTTTCATGAGGGCGCCCAGGAATTCAGGCGACCTTGTGGCCTTATGAATGACAGTAAAAAGTCGATTACTTTCAAGCCAATTGatgtagtatatatataa
- the LOC6650940 gene encoding prolyl 4-hydroxylase subunit alpha-1, whose amino-acid sequence MKTVCCVLLIICLIFAIQAEPNIEKQDNRPHYSRSISAMVELLDLSNSSAANLELLKLTLANKIAVIKLGIENMKARHKKAAQNTSDYLKNSLNSFSLLRHMQSDWLYWQLYMENANSFQLSYMEEVKSYLPQSNDFIDAAEGLRRLQKVYQMSSLDMANGQLDGVQYNSTFTPLDCFALAKYNSDNRFWQTAEQWLNATISRFGQPNHRPEIHKLHGLRLDAVYDELARVRLNQNKYAEALHAQRKALELAPRDANLLLKFHSLQTHILTFPYISNTSFEAENHASVIDVLPYCCSGNCEVDREFQLFCLYNTKDAYFLRIAPVKMEILSLNPYIVLCHDVILPSEQEFLKTQSSKRLEGARALDQVKNEVVFNFIRTSKATWLKKNSDNVTRRLSHWIEDVSNLDSNIGDLYQIINYGVGGLFEAHSDTMRKDEDRWKVLYDRIATFIFYLQDVPQGGATLFNNLNLTVFPKAGAALFWFNLDNAGDTDLFTVHTGCPVIVGSKWIMTKWVYDLGQELRVPCPRI is encoded by the exons ATGAAAACGGTTTGCTGTGTTctcttaataatttgtttaatttttgctaTTCAAGCAGAACCAAATATAGAAAAACAGGACAATCGACCTCATTATTCCAGATCAATCAGTGCAATGGTTGAATTACTGGATTTGAGCAATAGTTCGGCAGCTAATCTCGAACTATTAAAACTAACTTTGGCCAATAAAATCGCTGTAATAAAATT GGGTATCGAGAATATGAAAGCTAGACATAAGAAGGCAGCACAGAATACGAGTGATTACTTGAaaaattctttgaatagtttcTCCCTCTTGCGTCATATGCAATCTGATTGGCTGTATTGGCAGCTTTATATGGAAAACGCCAATTCGT TTCAACTTAGTTATATGGAAGAGGTAAAGTCATATCTGCCTCAATCAAACGACTTTATCGATGCAGCGGAGGGCTTAAGACGCCTCCAGAAAGTCTACCAGATGTCATCCTTAGATATGGCGAATGGACAACTTGATGGCGTACAGTACAA TTCTACTTTCACCCCTTTAGACTGTTTTGCCTTGGCGAAGTACAATTCTGACAACAGATTTTGGCAAACCGCTGAACAGTGGTTGAATGCCACAATCTCGAGATTCGGTCAACCAAACCATCGACCGGAAATCCACAAACTTCACGGTCTTCGCTTGGATGCGGTTTATGATGAATTGGCTAGAGTTCGCCTTAATCAAA ATAAATATGCGGAGGCTTTGCATGCCCAACGAAAAGCTCTTGAGTTGGCTCCCAGAGATGCCAATTTATTGCTTAAATTTCACTCACTGCAAACACATATACTCACTTTTCCGTATATCTCTAACACTTCCTTTGAGGCTGAGAATCATGCTTCTGTTATTGATGTCCTTCCATATTGTTGTAGTGGCAATTGTGAGGTAGATAGGGAGTTTCAGCTCTTTTGTCTTTACAATACGAAAGATGCATACTTTCTTCGAATTGCACCAGTCAAAATGGAGATATTATCCCTCAATCCTTATATAGTGCTTTGCCATGATGTTATTTTACCTAGCGAGCAAGAATTCCTTAAAACACAATCTAGTAAACGACTAGAGGGAGCCAGAGCTCTTGATCAAGTCAAAAATGAGGTAGTTTTCAACTTTATCCGTACTTCGAAAGCGACGTGGCTTAAGAAAAATTCGGATAATGTCACCCGTCGGTTGAGTCATTGGATTGAAGATGTATCGAATTTGGATTCAAATATTGGAGATCTCTATCAGATCATTAATTATGGTGTAGGCGGACTTTTTGAAGCCCATTCGGATACTATGCGCAAAGATGAG GATCGATGGAAAGTACTTTATGATCGAATCGCAACATTCATTTTCTAC CTTCAAGATGTACCACAGGGTGGAGCTACGCTATTCAACAACTTAAATTTGACTGTTTTCCCAAAGGCAGGTGCTGCTTTATTCTGGTTTAATCTGGATAACGCAGGGGACACAGATTTGTTTACTGTACACACTGGTTGTCCGGTTATAGTAGGCTCCAAATGGA taaTGACAAAATGGGTTTATGATCTGGGACAAGAGTTGAGAGTACCTTGTCCTCGAATATAA
- the LOC6650941 gene encoding prolyl 4-hydroxylase subunit alpha-2, whose amino-acid sequence MLFAGLWLFLPLALVLFFFGGINAEFYSSIHEMTRVYKYEEKMLLHMQKFIADNESKLDFLKARLSEFESERNEAQQWGVTYFDSPLNKYLLTKRLTLDWERVENLVATATGEKPLNRLRKLRGRNYMPDEKELEGALDGLLRLQYVYRLEARHIAAGVLDGVDYGVQLNSQHCFDIARLALRDNHPRLAHSWLLEAQKRLGDQNQELKAEILALLVKAKVELNDYRGVNSTYQKLLSIQPVSVEYKQNYNNFISKHLDEKQSPATLEEHAPIPSDPSVMSDFDIYRFTCSGHIKKTAREERHLRCGYLTETHPFLNLAPLKVEELNHNPLLVLYHDVIYQSEIDVIRNLTENEISRATVIGAKGSEVSKVRTSQFTFIPKTRHKVLQTIDQRVADMSNLNMDYAELHQFANYGIGGHYAQHNDWFGQDAFDNELVSSPEMGNRIATVLFYLSDVAQGGGTAFPHLKQLLQPKKYAAAFWHNLHASGVGDLRTLHGACPIIAGSKWVQNRWIREFIQADRRPCELWDDSQIVLREILAKMQ is encoded by the exons ATGTTGTTCGCCGGTTTGTGGCTTTTTCTACCTCTGGCCCTGGTGCTCTTCTTTTTTGGAGGCATAAATGCCGAGTTTTATTCTTCCATACATGAGATGACAAGGGTCTATAAATATGAGGAGAAAATGCTGCTGCACATGCAAAAATTCATAGCCGACAATGAGAGTAAATTGGATTTTCTGAAAGC GCGGCTGAGCGAATTCGAGAGTGAACGTAACGAGGCACAGCAATGGGGCGTGACTTACTTCGATAGTCCGttgaataaatatttgctAACCAAACGCTTGACATTGGATTGGGAGCGAGTGGAAAATCTGGTGGCCACCGCAACGGGGGAAA AACCACTGAACCGCCTGCGGAAACTGCGAGGTCGAAACTATATGCCAGATGAAAAGGAACTGGAAGGGGCCCTAGATGGTCTGCTGAGATTGCAGTACGTGTACAGATTGGAGGCAAGACATATAGCAGCCGGTGTGCTCGATGGAGTCGACTATGGGGTGcaattaaattcacagcatTGCTTTGATATAGCTCGCTTAGCTTTAAGGGATAATCACCCACGTTTGGCACATTCTTGGCTCTTGGAGGCACAGAAACGGCTTGGTGATCAGAATCAGGAACTCAAGGCTGAAATATTGGCTCTATTAGTTAAGGCCAAAGTGGAGTTAAATGATTACAGAGGTGTTAATAGCACTTACCAGAAACTCTTAAGCATTCAACCAGTCAGTGTGGAATATAAACAGaattataacaattttatttccaAGCATTTAGATGAGAAACAATCTCCAGCAACACTGGAAGAACATGCG CCCATTCCTAGTGATCCGTCGGTGATGAGTGATTTCGATATATATCGTTTCACCTGCAGTGGCCACATCAAGAAAACAGCTAGGGAAGAGCGGCATCTGCGTTGCGGTTACTTGACAGAAACCCACCCTTTTCTCAATTTGGCACCCCTAAAAGTGGAGGAATTAAATCACAATCCTTTACTGGTTCTCTACCATGATGTTATCTACCAAAGCGAAATTGATGTAATTAGAAATTTAACCGAGAATGAAATTTCCAGAGCCACAGTCATTGGCGCAAAAGGAAGTGAGGTGTCGAAAGTGCGTACTAGTCAGTTTACCTTTATACCTAAGACTCGTCACAAGGTTCTGCAAACCATAGATCAGAGGGTAGCGGATATGTCCAATTTGAATATGGACTATGCAGAACTACATCAGTTTGCCAACTACGGCATAGGTGGACACTATGCACAGCACAATGATTGGTTTGGTCAAGATGCA TTTGATAACGAGCTCGTATCATCACCCGAAATGGGCAATCGTATTGCCACAGTTCTTTTCTAT CTCTCGGATGTGGCTCAAGGCGGCGGCACTGCCTTTCCTCATCTGAAACAATTACTACAGCCAAAGAAATATGCGG CCGCCTTTTGGCATAATTTGCATGCCTCGGGCGTGGGAGATTTGCGCACCTTACACGGCGCCTGCCCCATTATTGCCGGCTCCAAGTGGG